The following are encoded together in the uncultured Draconibacterium sp. genome:
- a CDS encoding Gfo/Idh/MocA family oxidoreductase, which yields MSSNRRDFLRKAAIGTAGITLGGSAMSMSAKSYSRVIGANDRLQVALMGCGRRVGAYYNAIKDKNNNVDLAYICDVMQSQRERVAKHLEGQVTGKAALINDIREAFADKDVDAVFNATPDHWHAPGTWLAMEAGKHVYIEKPCSHSPREGELLVAFQKKFGKVVQMGNQQRSSNESIEIIKDIHSGVIGDVYRAVAFYSNTRGVTPVPKKAAVPQGLDWDLWQGPAPREEYRHDTWDYNWHWYGWKWGTAETGNNATHELDIARWALQVDYPEHVNVQAAKRHFLDDGWEMYDTMDATFRFPENKIIVWDGKSRNGYPTYGSDRGTIIYGSEGSVFVNREGYKLFDRGGKLVRDSKSTSGEAGTALGGGGGMTDNHIVNFFDNIRGKSNILNSPIDMGAKSQMLTHYANIGYRIGKSFDVDTENGHIYDRDAMKLWDREYEPGWEPKL from the coding sequence ATGAGTTCAAACAGAAGAGATTTTTTACGAAAAGCTGCCATTGGTACGGCAGGTATAACTTTAGGGGGTTCGGCAATGAGTATGTCAGCCAAAAGTTATTCGCGTGTGATTGGTGCCAACGATCGTTTACAGGTTGCACTAATGGGGTGTGGCCGTCGTGTTGGTGCATATTACAATGCCATAAAAGATAAAAACAACAACGTTGATCTGGCCTACATTTGCGACGTAATGCAAAGTCAGCGTGAAAGAGTGGCCAAACATTTGGAAGGACAAGTGACAGGCAAGGCTGCCTTAATAAATGATATTCGGGAAGCTTTTGCCGATAAGGATGTGGATGCGGTTTTTAACGCCACTCCCGACCACTGGCATGCGCCCGGAACATGGCTGGCCATGGAAGCCGGCAAACATGTTTATATCGAAAAACCATGTAGTCACAGTCCTCGCGAGGGTGAATTGCTGGTTGCTTTTCAAAAGAAATTCGGCAAGGTGGTTCAAATGGGAAACCAACAACGTTCGTCAAACGAATCAATCGAAATAATTAAAGACATTCATTCAGGAGTAATTGGTGATGTGTACCGTGCCGTTGCTTTTTATTCAAATACAAGAGGTGTAACACCTGTGCCTAAAAAGGCAGCTGTTCCGCAAGGATTGGACTGGGATTTATGGCAGGGACCTGCGCCTCGCGAAGAATACCGTCATGATACATGGGACTACAACTGGCACTGGTACGGTTGGAAATGGGGAACAGCCGAAACCGGAAATAATGCTACGCATGAGTTGGATATTGCTCGCTGGGCATTGCAGGTCGATTATCCGGAGCATGTAAATGTTCAGGCAGCCAAACGTCATTTTTTGGATGACGGCTGGGAAATGTACGATACCATGGATGCCACTTTCCGCTTTCCTGAAAACAAAATTATTGTTTGGGATGGCAAAAGTAGAAATGGTTACCCTACTTATGGTTCCGACAGAGGAACGATAATTTATGGTTCGGAAGGTTCGGTATTTGTAAACCGCGAAGGATATAAATTATTTGACAGGGGTGGTAAATTAGTTCGCGACAGCAAATCAACAAGTGGCGAAGCCGGCACTGCACTCGGTGGCGGTGGTGGAATGACCGATAATCACATCGTTAATTTCTTCGACAACATCCGCGGAAAATCAAATATTCTGAATTCTCCGATTGACATGGGTGCAAAAAGCCAGATGTTGACGCACTACGCAAACATTGGGTATCGAATTGGAAAATCATTTGATGTTGACACCGAAAACGGACATATTTATGATCGTGATGCCATGAAACTTTGGGATCGTGAATATGAACCAGGGTGGGAACCTAAACTGTAA
- a CDS encoding FG-GAP-like repeat-containing protein, which translates to MRILSILLLSLLFFSCSKTTKFELLSPGKTGIDFENKIVVSDSFNVMTYEYLYNGAGVGVGDLNNDGLQDLIFAGNQVSSKIYLNKGNFKFKDITANFPGIDNDQWFSSVTVADVNNDGWADIYLTATGVENPEKNKNRLWINNGSIDGSDPTFTEQAEKYGIEETGQSINAAFFDYDLDNDLDLYVMSNTLNQRMNTNYREKVVDGSAENNDQLYRNNGDGTFTNVTIEAGIVIEGFGLGLAVSDINKDGYPDIYISDDFISNDLLYMNQGDGTFKNEIATYLSYQTKSSMGNDIADVNNDGNPDIYTMDMFPQEYSKKKQTINGFSYIFYVLDEKFGFEHQYLRNMLHLHNGFINDEMVPFSEVGQITGIYHSEWSWSPLFADYDNDGDRDLIIANGYPVDMTDKDWTRLKAKVYGSVANDEYMVSMAPVLKVHNIAYENTGELKFEDRSKEWLPGVGSFSYGASFVDLDNDGDLDYVTNNIDDKAFVMKNNTMEKSKGKKKFIQINLKGKKGNTNAIGAKVEIWSKGKYQFAEKYLTRGFASSVDPILHFGLGSEETIDSVKVSWPASQHVSVLRNVASNQLIQIDETATDLYEIQAKKSAANYLFAKRNDVIDYTHEQEDFIDFILDQKIIPHKFSMVGPSMAKGDLNGDGVDDLLIGASNTQPTTVYTQQEGKFERAYFEGLTTEKDITESDVAIVDIDNDGDNDIIAVAGGYENEKEEEYQHFLYKNEDGKFTRQELPILTFPASVIRPCDFNHNGSIDLFVGARIKKDYFPFSNHSWLIANNNGELNTNPNFKLNLGMVTDAVWSDFDKDGWEDLIITREWNSIVILKNNEGRTFEPILVPGLEDYHGIWNSVTAGDFDQDGDDDYIVGNLGLNHRFTVSNEYPLRVYSMDTDLDGIMDPFSTAYWKDPNGVMTEYPINYLDELISQSRAFQKKFKDYTSFSYASFNEMFDKETLDRAKLVLDVNTTSSCILWNEEGNIRWEELPRELQMAPIKRMIVHDFNNDKFPDVLLSGNDYSYDVSTGNYDANKGFVLLSKGKEHGFEILPPSKSGIVLRGMVNSLELFDGEIPLIISGSNRNKAEVFQLNKY; encoded by the coding sequence ATGCGTATACTTTCGATACTATTACTTAGCCTTCTGTTTTTCTCTTGTTCAAAAACCACAAAATTCGAGCTTTTAAGTCCGGGTAAAACCGGTATCGATTTCGAAAACAAAATTGTGGTTTCCGATAGTTTCAACGTTATGACCTATGAATATTTGTACAATGGAGCCGGTGTTGGAGTTGGAGATTTAAACAACGACGGATTACAGGATTTGATTTTTGCAGGAAACCAGGTATCAAGCAAAATATACTTAAACAAGGGCAATTTTAAATTCAAAGACATCACTGCTAATTTCCCGGGAATAGACAACGATCAGTGGTTTAGCAGTGTAACTGTTGCCGATGTGAACAATGACGGATGGGCCGATATTTATTTAACAGCCACCGGTGTAGAAAATCCTGAAAAAAACAAAAACCGTTTGTGGATAAACAATGGTTCAATCGACGGCTCTGATCCAACTTTTACCGAACAAGCCGAAAAATACGGAATTGAAGAAACGGGACAATCGATAAATGCTGCATTTTTTGATTACGACCTCGACAACGACCTTGATTTGTATGTAATGAGTAACACCTTAAACCAGCGCATGAATACAAACTACAGGGAAAAAGTAGTGGATGGAAGTGCCGAAAACAATGATCAACTCTACCGAAACAATGGCGACGGAACATTTACCAATGTTACTATTGAAGCAGGAATTGTTATAGAAGGTTTTGGACTTGGCCTTGCCGTTTCCGACATCAACAAAGATGGATATCCTGACATTTATATTTCCGACGATTTTATTTCAAACGATCTTTTGTACATGAATCAGGGCGACGGAACTTTTAAAAACGAAATTGCCACTTACTTGTCGTACCAAACCAAATCATCGATGGGAAACGACATTGCCGATGTAAACAACGATGGCAATCCTGACATTTATACAATGGACATGTTTCCGCAGGAATATTCCAAAAAGAAACAAACCATTAACGGTTTTAGTTACATTTTTTATGTGTTAGACGAGAAATTTGGTTTTGAGCACCAGTATCTGCGCAACATGTTACACCTGCACAATGGCTTTATAAATGACGAAATGGTTCCGTTTAGCGAAGTGGGTCAGATAACAGGTATTTATCACTCGGAGTGGAGCTGGTCGCCACTTTTTGCCGATTACGATAACGACGGCGACCGCGACCTGATTATTGCAAATGGATATCCGGTAGATATGACGGATAAAGACTGGACACGTTTAAAAGCAAAAGTATACGGATCGGTTGCCAACGACGAATACATGGTAAGTATGGCGCCCGTTTTAAAAGTACATAATATAGCCTACGAAAACACCGGTGAGTTAAAGTTTGAAGACCGCTCGAAAGAATGGTTGCCGGGAGTTGGTTCATTTTCTTACGGGGCATCGTTTGTTGATTTAGACAACGACGGGGACCTGGATTATGTAACCAACAACATAGACGACAAAGCCTTTGTTATGAAAAACAATACGATGGAAAAATCGAAGGGTAAAAAGAAATTCATTCAAATAAATTTAAAAGGCAAAAAGGGTAATACAAATGCAATTGGAGCCAAAGTTGAAATTTGGAGCAAGGGGAAATACCAGTTTGCCGAAAAATACCTCACCCGTGGGTTTGCCTCATCTGTTGATCCGATACTTCATTTTGGACTGGGAAGCGAAGAGACAATAGATTCTGTAAAAGTTTCGTGGCCTGCAAGCCAACATGTTTCGGTACTTCGTAATGTGGCATCCAACCAACTCATTCAAATCGACGAAACAGCTACCGATCTGTATGAAATTCAAGCCAAAAAATCAGCTGCCAACTACTTGTTTGCCAAGCGCAACGATGTTATAGATTACACACACGAGCAGGAAGATTTTATCGACTTTATTCTCGATCAGAAAATTATTCCACACAAATTTTCGATGGTTGGACCTTCAATGGCAAAAGGCGATTTGAACGGAGATGGAGTTGATGATTTGTTAATTGGCGCGTCAAACACACAACCAACCACAGTTTATACCCAACAAGAAGGAAAATTTGAACGAGCTTATTTTGAAGGGCTTACAACAGAAAAAGACATCACCGAATCGGATGTTGCAATAGTTGATATTGATAATGATGGCGACAACGATATAATTGCAGTAGCTGGTGGATACGAAAATGAGAAAGAAGAAGAGTACCAACATTTTCTGTATAAAAATGAGGATGGAAAATTTACCCGACAAGAATTACCAATACTTACATTTCCGGCTTCGGTTATTCGCCCCTGCGATTTTAACCACAACGGAAGCATTGATTTATTTGTAGGCGCCCGCATAAAAAAAGATTATTTCCCGTTCTCAAACCATTCGTGGCTTATTGCAAACAACAACGGAGAATTAAACACCAATCCAAACTTTAAACTAAACCTCGGCATGGTAACCGATGCCGTTTGGAGCGATTTTGACAAAGATGGCTGGGAAGATCTGATCATAACCCGGGAGTGGAATTCCATTGTAATTCTGAAAAACAATGAAGGACGAACTTTCGAACCGATACTTGTTCCGGGTCTTGAAGACTACCACGGAATCTGGAATTCTGTTACAGCAGGCGATTTCGATCAGGATGGAGACGACGATTACATTGTTGGCAACCTGGGATTAAATCACCGTTTTACGGTTAGCAATGAATACCCTCTCAGAGTTTACTCGATGGATACCGATCTGGATGGTATTATGGATCCTTTTTCAACAGCTTACTGGAAAGATCCCAACGGAGTAATGACTGAATATCCGATCAATTACCTGGATGAACTTATCTCGCAATCACGAGCTTTTCAGAAAAAGTTTAAAGATTACACTTCATTCAGCTATGCTTCTTTTAACGAAATGTTTGACAAAGAAACACTGGACAGAGCAAAACTGGTATTGGATGTGAACACCACATCGAGTTGCATTTTGTGGAACGAAGAGGGCAATATTCGTTGGGAAGAATTGCCTCGTGAGCTACAAATGGCACCAATAAAACGGATGATCGTGCACGACTTTAACAACGACAAATTCCCGGATGTGCTGCTCTCCGGTAATGATTATTCGTATGATGTAAGCACCGGAAACTACGATGCCAACAAAGGTTTTGTATTGCTCAGCAAAGGAAAAGAACACGGCTTTGAAATACTGCCACCATCAAAAAGTGGAATCGTGTTACGTGGTATGGTCAACTCGCTCGAATTATTTGACGGCGAAATCCCACTCATAATTTCAGGCAGCAACAGAAACAAAGCAGAAGTTTTTCAACTAAACAAATACTGA
- a CDS encoding AraC family transcriptional regulator, with product MELKQNSARVHSHKNYELNFILSGSGKRIVGNNISGFEKNDLVLLAPNVPHCWEITATDEGETAKCIVIHFYENLITSDFFNKPELESIVNLLHKAEAGIFFNGSSISKIKALLKELTQKSGLESYIGLLRIFKYLIECENKEFLSRQPVGVSDFDKDFDKINKIYEYVFKHIHQEIKLSEVSALLNMAPGSFCRFFKKKTQLTFMDYVIKIRVGYAAKMLAETNKQITEIAYDCGYNNLANFNHYFKKIMQKTPSGYRKEFC from the coding sequence ATGGAACTCAAACAAAATTCGGCAAGGGTTCATTCTCACAAAAATTACGAATTGAATTTTATACTTTCCGGAAGTGGTAAAAGAATTGTAGGCAATAATATTTCCGGATTCGAAAAGAATGACCTGGTATTGTTAGCTCCAAATGTTCCGCATTGCTGGGAAATAACAGCCACCGACGAAGGCGAAACGGCAAAGTGCATCGTCATACATTTTTATGAAAACCTGATTACATCCGATTTTTTTAATAAACCTGAACTGGAATCAATTGTAAACCTGTTGCACAAAGCTGAAGCCGGTATTTTTTTCAATGGCTCTTCCATATCAAAAATTAAAGCACTGCTTAAAGAACTTACTCAGAAAAGTGGACTGGAAAGCTACATTGGACTGCTTCGCATTTTTAAGTACCTGATTGAATGCGAAAACAAAGAATTTTTGTCGCGGCAGCCGGTTGGAGTTTCTGATTTTGACAAGGATTTTGACAAGATCAATAAAATTTATGAGTACGTATTTAAACACATCCACCAGGAAATAAAATTAAGTGAAGTGTCGGCACTATTAAACATGGCCCCCGGTTCGTTCTGTCGTTTTTTTAAGAAAAAGACACAACTTACTTTTATGGATTATGTGATTAAAATACGTGTGGGTTACGCTGCCAAAATGCTGGCAGAAACCAACAAACAAATAACTGAAATTGCCTACGATTGCGGCTATAACAACCTGGCAAACTTTAATCACTACTTCAAGAAAATAATGCAAAAAACTCCTTCCGGGTACCGGAAAGAGTTTTGCTAA
- a CDS encoding sugar phosphate isomerase/epimerase has translation MQIFKKFIVAILVLSMFSACKTEPKTTTVSAQKKQVKFKLGVASYSLRKFGLDTTLNFTKQLGVDYIAFKSFHLKLDANDAEIAETVAKTNNAGLDLYAGGVIYMKTKAEVDQAFEYARKAGMDMIVGVPNHELLSYVEEKVKEYDIKLAIHNHGPGDKLYPSAESAYVLIKDMDSRMGLCIDIGHTTRIGRSPSDDVKNYFDRIFDIHIKDVTEATHDGTTCEIGHGVINFTTFLTDLVDLGYDGVLALEFEKDGDDPFAGMAESMGYVKGIMSTFE, from the coding sequence ATGCAAATATTTAAGAAATTTATTGTCGCTATTTTGGTGTTGAGCATGTTCAGTGCCTGTAAAACAGAACCAAAAACAACAACAGTTTCGGCTCAAAAAAAGCAAGTGAAATTTAAGTTGGGTGTTGCATCTTATTCGCTTCGTAAATTTGGTTTGGATACCACATTAAATTTTACGAAACAGTTGGGTGTTGATTATATTGCTTTTAAAAGTTTTCACTTAAAACTGGATGCCAACGATGCCGAAATTGCTGAAACGGTAGCAAAAACCAACAATGCCGGTTTGGATTTATATGCAGGTGGTGTAATTTATATGAAAACAAAGGCCGAAGTAGATCAGGCTTTTGAATACGCCCGGAAAGCCGGAATGGATATGATTGTTGGCGTTCCGAACCACGAATTATTGTCGTACGTGGAAGAGAAAGTGAAAGAGTACGATATTAAACTTGCCATTCACAATCACGGACCCGGCGATAAACTTTATCCGAGTGCCGAAAGTGCATATGTTTTAATAAAGGACATGGATTCGCGTATGGGCTTGTGCATCGATATTGGCCACACTACCCGAATCGGCAGAAGCCCGTCGGATGATGTAAAAAACTATTTCGATCGTATTTTTGATATACATATTAAAGATGTAACTGAGGCTACCCACGATGGAACAACGTGCGAAATAGGTCACGGAGTAATAAATTTTACTACCTTTTTAACCGATTTGGTTGATTTGGGATACGATGGCGTTCTGGCACTTGAATTTGAAAAAGACGGTGATGACCCATTTGCAGGAATGGCCGAATCGATGGGATATGTTAAAGGAATTATGTCAACATTTGAATAA
- a CDS encoding sodium:solute symporter, which translates to MTIIDLSIFILYLLGIVLFGSSFYKKNKTASAFTLGNNSIPSWVITMSIFATFVSSISYLALPGQAYMTNWNAFAFSLSIPIASLMAVRFFVPLYRKVNSPSAYTYLEQRFGPWAKTYASVMYLMTQLMRAGTILFLLALPLHVLLGWNITTIIIVTGFSVMVYSLLGGIQAVVWTDAIQAIILIAGALVCGIVLLFSMPEGPGQLFEIAAGSNKFSLGSFKAELTSSTFWVVLIYGLFINLQNYGIDQNYIQRYMTSGSEKAAKRSALWGGMLYVPVSAMFLFIGTSLFSYYKTQAGLLPAGIEGDKVFPYFIVNQLPVGLTGLLIASIFAAGMSTVSTSLNSSATVILTDFYKLPKDDPKTAKRSMGILYLSSLVFSVLSMAIAVAMINVQSALDAWWKLASIFSGGMLGLFLLGYFAPKVKSKGAVVGVVAGVLVIGWMSLTPIFFTSDKLKAYASPFHSYLSIVFGTVALFIVGFLVGTLFLKRK; encoded by the coding sequence ATGACTATAATCGATTTAAGCATATTTATTCTTTACCTGCTTGGGATTGTACTTTTCGGAAGCTCGTTTTATAAAAAGAATAAAACGGCATCGGCTTTTACATTGGGAAATAACAGTATTCCGTCGTGGGTAATCACCATGTCGATTTTTGCCACTTTTGTAAGTAGCATTAGTTATTTGGCACTGCCCGGACAAGCGTACATGACCAATTGGAATGCATTTGCATTCAGTTTGTCAATTCCAATTGCCTCGCTGATGGCCGTGAGGTTTTTTGTCCCCTTGTACCGGAAAGTAAACAGCCCGTCAGCTTACACTTATCTGGAGCAACGATTTGGTCCCTGGGCAAAAACATATGCATCGGTAATGTATTTGATGACACAGTTAATGCGTGCCGGAACAATTTTGTTTTTGCTGGCTTTGCCTTTGCATGTGTTGTTGGGGTGGAATATTACCACCATTATAATTGTTACCGGGTTTAGTGTTATGGTTTATTCGTTGCTTGGCGGAATTCAGGCAGTGGTTTGGACCGATGCAATTCAGGCAATAATTCTTATTGCAGGCGCTTTGGTTTGTGGCATTGTACTTCTGTTTTCGATGCCTGAAGGACCTGGTCAGCTTTTTGAAATTGCAGCCGGTAGTAATAAGTTTAGTTTAGGAAGTTTTAAAGCTGAATTAACAAGTTCAACTTTTTGGGTGGTTTTAATTTATGGTTTGTTTATCAACCTGCAGAATTACGGAATCGATCAAAATTACATTCAAAGGTACATGACATCCGGTTCGGAAAAGGCAGCAAAACGTTCTGCTTTATGGGGTGGAATGCTTTATGTGCCGGTTTCGGCTATGTTTTTGTTTATTGGTACTTCGTTGTTTAGTTATTATAAAACCCAGGCCGGACTTTTACCTGCCGGAATTGAAGGCGATAAAGTATTCCCGTATTTTATAGTAAATCAATTGCCGGTTGGATTAACAGGCTTACTTATTGCATCGATTTTTGCTGCCGGAATGAGTACTGTATCTACCAGCTTAAACAGCTCGGCAACGGTAATTTTAACCGATTTTTACAAGCTGCCAAAAGACGATCCAAAAACGGCCAAACGTTCAATGGGGATTTTGTATTTATCGTCGCTGGTATTTAGTGTTTTAAGTATGGCCATTGCCGTAGCTATGATTAATGTTCAGAGCGCACTGGATGCCTGGTGGAAACTGGCATCGATATTTAGTGGTGGTATGCTTGGTTTGTTTTTATTGGGCTATTTTGCGCCAAAAGTAAAAAGTAAAGGTGCGGTTGTTGGTGTTGTGGCAGGTGTGCTGGTTATTGGATGGATGAGTTTAACACCCATCTTTTTTACATCCGATAAATTAAAAGCCTATGCCAGTCCGTTTCACAGTTATTTGTCCATTGTATTCGGAACAGTAGCCCTGTTTATCGTCGGATTTTTAGTGGGGACTTTATTCCTTAAACGAAAATAA
- a CDS encoding dihydrodipicolinate synthase family protein, which yields MTNKLIQPLRGIVPPLVTPLTDNNTLDVDGLERLIEHTIAGGVHGVFILGTTGEFASLSYKIRQELIEKTCILVNGRVPVLVGIADTSFQESINLANCAAENGADAVVITPPYYFSSGQPELLEYLERIVAQMPLPLFIYNMPVHTKVIFAPETVKAAAEIPGIVGMKDSSANLAYFNQVRYLLRNRPDFTFMVGPEEIMPEFVLTGGHGGVNGGANLFPKLYVDLYNASVNKDFVQIEKLRNKVMQISTSIYNVGSYGSSYLKGLKCALSVKGICNDFMAEPFHRFKQEERNKIIKALDALDL from the coding sequence ATGACAAATAAATTGATTCAACCACTCAGAGGCATTGTACCTCCACTGGTTACACCTTTAACCGATAACAATACATTGGATGTTGACGGTTTGGAACGTTTAATAGAACACACCATTGCAGGAGGTGTGCACGGTGTGTTTATTTTGGGAACAACAGGCGAATTTGCCAGTTTAAGTTATAAAATTCGTCAGGAGCTGATCGAAAAAACATGTATTTTGGTAAACGGTCGTGTGCCGGTTTTGGTTGGTATTGCCGATACTTCGTTTCAGGAAAGTATAAATTTGGCAAACTGTGCTGCCGAAAACGGAGCCGATGCCGTTGTTATTACTCCGCCTTATTATTTTTCGTCGGGTCAGCCGGAATTGCTCGAATACCTCGAACGTATTGTGGCGCAAATGCCACTTCCATTATTTATTTACAATATGCCTGTTCATACAAAGGTTATATTTGCTCCCGAAACTGTAAAGGCAGCTGCCGAAATTCCCGGAATTGTTGGTATGAAAGACAGCTCGGCAAACCTGGCGTATTTTAATCAGGTTCGTTATTTGCTTCGTAATCGCCCTGATTTTACGTTTATGGTAGGACCAGAAGAAATTATGCCTGAATTTGTATTGACCGGTGGACATGGTGGAGTGAATGGTGGTGCAAATTTATTTCCTAAATTGTACGTCGATTTGTACAATGCATCGGTAAATAAGGATTTTGTACAAATTGAGAAACTTCGGAATAAAGTAATGCAAATAAGTACCAGCATCTACAATGTTGGAAGCTACGGTTCAAGTTACCTGAAAGGATTAAAATGTGCTTTGTCGGTGAAAGGGATTTGCAACGATTTTATGGCCGAACCGTTTCATCGTTTTAAACAGGAAGAACGCAATAAAATTATAAAAGCTTTAGACGCTTTGGATTTGTAA
- a CDS encoding GH92 family glycosyl hydrolase, protein MSTKTVLILLIVALSSCNHKSQTNYIQFIDQKIGTNTSTTLLADGSQQIQAADGQTIIGISAPFGMTQWTPQSQSGQQKCVAPYYYGNIYTEGFRATHWLNGACEKDYGSISILPSTLSQELKFLPTKRPTFSLIYFEDISPAYMSVGFVQEQLLTEVTGSKRCGLFRFSWLAPVDPVIMIYINNDYDKGFIHIDLENQEIVGYNPVSKFYRNKGESAGIAGYFVAKFSMPINEYGTFGNFEKEKGSTTRKDQRQIGAYVSFQPENSEPILLKVGTSFTSIENARKNLETEIEDWNFNATKNKLEKQWNEMLGRIDIETTDSLELSKFYTALYHSLLHPRLMSDVNGDYPVFNAADRIQNSGEFNYYDDFDSWNTSRAQMPLLSLIAPEEYKDMIASLLQKAKDGNWLPASPLANNFTMASTGDYTSSIIADAAAKGFDFDYKLAYNYLKKNATDIPTAGELNDGKGRPGSESYLTNGFIPLEEPLMNFPQTESQVARVLEYSYNDWCVAQLANRVGENADYNTLLANSMNFTNVFDEDREWMNGCYADGSFVTDFDPDQAQPFFNNRTSRQYTWYVPHSVPTLIELLGGKAQFEEKLSSFLNSAQYKHADAISQHVPYLFNYIGDWATTQKLVKAILTREYGADVGGLSGHDNAGQLSAWYVLSSMGFYPTCPGSNEYQLSSPIFKKATLHLNKKYYSGKRLILSTDQEAKSIIFNQVTLNNKTIGNSITHRDIQLGGELHFSKKQTYSKE, encoded by the coding sequence ATGTCGACCAAAACTGTTTTAATACTTTTAATTGTAGCCCTTTCGAGCTGTAATCATAAATCACAAACAAATTATATTCAATTTATCGACCAAAAGATCGGGACGAATACTTCCACTACCCTTTTGGCAGATGGTAGCCAACAAATACAGGCAGCCGACGGGCAAACAATTATTGGCATTTCAGCTCCTTTTGGAATGACTCAATGGACTCCGCAATCGCAATCGGGACAACAAAAATGTGTTGCACCGTATTATTATGGAAACATATATACCGAAGGATTCAGAGCCACGCACTGGTTAAACGGAGCATGTGAAAAAGACTATGGATCAATCTCAATACTGCCCTCTACCCTTTCCCAGGAATTAAAATTTTTGCCAACCAAAAGGCCAACTTTTTCGTTAATCTATTTCGAAGATATTTCGCCTGCCTACATGTCGGTTGGTTTTGTACAAGAACAACTTTTAACTGAAGTTACCGGAAGCAAACGTTGTGGCCTTTTCCGCTTTTCGTGGCTGGCACCGGTCGATCCGGTTATTATGATTTACATTAACAACGACTACGACAAGGGATTTATTCATATCGATCTTGAAAATCAGGAAATTGTTGGTTACAATCCGGTATCTAAATTTTATCGAAACAAAGGGGAATCGGCCGGCATTGCGGGTTACTTTGTAGCAAAATTCAGTATGCCAATTAACGAGTATGGCACCTTTGGAAACTTTGAAAAAGAAAAAGGAAGCACCACCAGAAAAGACCAAAGACAAATTGGTGCCTATGTTAGTTTTCAACCTGAAAACAGTGAACCCATTTTACTAAAAGTGGGTACTTCATTCACCAGCATTGAGAACGCCAGAAAAAACCTGGAAACAGAAATTGAAGACTGGAATTTTAACGCAACAAAAAATAAACTGGAAAAACAATGGAACGAAATGCTTGGACGAATTGATATTGAAACGACTGATTCATTGGAACTAAGCAAATTCTACACAGCATTGTATCACAGCCTGCTTCATCCACGATTAATGAGTGACGTGAATGGCGATTACCCGGTTTTTAATGCTGCAGATCGTATTCAGAACTCCGGCGAGTTTAACTACTACGACGACTTTGACAGCTGGAATACTTCGCGTGCACAAATGCCTTTATTAAGTTTGATAGCTCCGGAAGAATACAAGGATATGATTGCTTCGTTGCTGCAAAAAGCAAAAGACGGAAACTGGCTACCAGCTTCTCCGCTGGCAAACAATTTTACAATGGCTTCCACCGGAGATTATACCAGTTCAATAATTGCCGATGCAGCCGCAAAAGGATTTGATTTTGACTACAAGCTGGCATATAACTATTTAAAGAAAAATGCAACAGATATACCCACTGCCGGAGAATTGAACGACGGCAAAGGAAGACCGGGTTCCGAATCTTACCTGACCAATGGTTTTATTCCGCTGGAAGAACCACTCATGAATTTTCCACAAACTGAATCGCAGGTTGCGCGGGTACTCGAATATTCATACAACGATTGGTGTGTGGCTCAGCTGGCAAACAGAGTTGGAGAAAATGCAGATTACAATACACTTCTAGCAAACTCGATGAACTTTACCAATGTATTCGACGAAGACCGGGAGTGGATGAATGGTTGTTATGCCGATGGTTCGTTTGTTACGGATTTTGATCCCGACCAGGCGCAGCCATTTTTTAATAACAGAACTTCGCGCCAGTATACCTGGTATGTTCCACACAGTGTTCCTACTTTGATCGAACTTTTGGGCGGAAAGGCTCAATTTGAAGAAAAGCTTTCTTCGTTTTTAAACTCGGCACAATACAAACATGCCGATGCCATTTCTCAACATGTTCCTTATTTGTTCAACTATATCGGTGATTGGGCAACAACTCAAAAACTGGTAAAAGCAATTTTAACGCGTGAATATGGAGCAGATGTGGGCGGATTATCGGGACACGATAATGCAGGACAACTATCGGCATGGTATGTTTTAAGCAGTATGGGATTTTACCCAACTTGCCCGGGAAGCAACGAATACCAGCTTTCGTCACCCATTTTTAAGAAGGCAACACTTCATTTAAACAAAAAATATTATTCAGGAAAACGTTTAATACTCTCAACGGATCAGGAAGCTAAATCCATCATTTTTAACCAAGTAACTTTAAATAACAAAACAATTGGGAATTCAATCACTCATCGGGATATTCAACTTGGAGGAGAGTTACATTTTTCGAAAAAACAAACGTATTCCAAAGAGTAA